A genomic stretch from Sporocytophaga myxococcoides DSM 11118 includes:
- a CDS encoding DUF6770 family protein, with protein sequence MKRMFLKSMQLACCAVLLFFSSLSLNAQSIELDKVGRAGFKGVQKLDDKGYYVQYEETNAKPRVVKLIILDNNLVATNEIKLELKPEDKLEDLAYNGGNFMFVKSNSKEKSRTFKILDRQGKELASKEQKDVPARLLYKPAMITPVEQTDFLVINYTKDKKVGYSIERFNEKLESKYLETYEPEKKKLYPVDYLVADDVLYVLEFLSADYSDYFEYHIAGFSMTNGKQLFNNHLKSADDKAYGYATFLRLGAEGKVVTGGMYFNGPREDNATSDGLFTAVVDKAGKLNYQYKTWKDVEAKVKAGNSTNGIWGGKTKTFVQDLAVNADGSFSLIAENFRRGDEALAGGKNKTLGTLTKVSNMSNGESSDEAVTVSEFVLFDFTKDNVLSDVRKLNKPESVTVIRSAADPNDQPYVGQAKGLNLANILNNRGYFPYRFTAQKNGEKVLVYQFTYEKLFKEKLFFTKLNAATVDTNAIEITNSVMKVEQELDAASSQKMGKLGALSKKLDKASGSDIQNTYYMKGSHSPHDFRSRSLNTRVSSSNLDGKILIYDFVPELTGDANQKKSMLAKYNNGMNNAINAKLKIWYIDIR encoded by the coding sequence ATGAAAAGAATGTTTTTAAAATCAATGCAACTTGCATGTTGCGCTGTGCTGTTATTTTTTAGTTCGCTTTCCTTAAATGCACAATCTATTGAATTAGATAAAGTAGGAAGAGCAGGGTTTAAAGGTGTTCAGAAACTGGATGACAAAGGTTACTATGTTCAGTATGAAGAAACCAATGCAAAACCACGTGTTGTAAAGCTGATTATACTTGACAACAATCTGGTTGCGACAAATGAAATAAAACTGGAGTTGAAACCAGAAGACAAACTTGAAGACCTTGCCTATAATGGTGGTAATTTTATGTTTGTTAAATCAAACTCAAAAGAAAAATCACGTACTTTCAAAATTCTTGATAGACAAGGCAAAGAACTTGCTTCAAAAGAGCAAAAGGATGTACCTGCACGTCTTCTTTATAAGCCTGCAATGATCACTCCTGTAGAGCAAACAGACTTTTTGGTGATCAATTATACAAAAGATAAAAAAGTAGGTTACAGCATTGAGCGTTTCAACGAAAAGCTGGAAAGCAAATATCTTGAAACGTACGAGCCTGAAAAGAAAAAACTTTATCCTGTTGATTACCTTGTTGCAGATGACGTACTATATGTATTGGAATTTTTATCAGCAGATTATTCTGACTATTTCGAGTACCATATTGCTGGTTTTAGCATGACCAATGGAAAGCAGTTATTTAACAATCATCTGAAGAGCGCTGATGATAAGGCTTATGGTTATGCAACTTTCCTTCGTTTAGGAGCAGAAGGAAAAGTAGTTACTGGTGGTATGTATTTCAATGGTCCTAGAGAAGACAATGCAACATCTGATGGTCTATTTACTGCAGTAGTTGATAAAGCTGGTAAACTTAACTATCAATATAAAACATGGAAAGATGTTGAAGCTAAAGTTAAAGCTGGTAATTCAACAAATGGTATCTGGGGTGGTAAGACAAAGACATTTGTGCAGGACTTAGCTGTAAATGCTGACGGTAGCTTTTCTTTAATTGCTGAGAACTTCAGAAGAGGTGATGAGGCATTAGCAGGTGGGAAAAACAAAACTCTTGGTACTCTTACCAAAGTGAGCAATATGTCGAATGGTGAGTCTTCAGATGAAGCAGTAACCGTCTCTGAATTTGTGTTGTTCGATTTTACAAAAGACAATGTTCTTTCTGATGTGCGTAAATTAAACAAACCCGAATCTGTAACTGTTATCAGATCAGCTGCTGATCCTAATGATCAGCCTTATGTAGGACAAGCTAAAGGTTTGAACCTGGCAAATATCCTTAACAACAGGGGGTATTTCCCATATCGTTTTACTGCACAGAAAAACGGAGAGAAAGTATTGGTATATCAGTTTACTTATGAAAAACTTTTCAAAGAAAAATTGTTTTTCACAAAGTTAAATGCAGCTACAGTTGATACTAATGCAATAGAAATCACAAATTCTGTTATGAAAGTAGAGCAGGAGCTTGATGCTGCTTCATCTCAGAAAATGGGTAAATTAGGAGCTCTTTCTAAAAAGCTTGATAAAGCATCTGGTTCTGATATTCAGAATACATATTACATGAAAGGTTCACACAGCCCTCATGATTTCCGCAGCCGTTCTTTGAATACAAGAGTATCGTCTTCAAATTTGGATGGAAAAATCCTTATTTATGATTTCGTTCCTGAACTTACAGGTGATGCCAACCAAAAGAAAAGCATGCTGGCTAAGTATAACAATGGGATGAACAACGCTATCAATGCGAAATTGAAAATATGGTATATTGATATCCGTTAA
- the argH gene encoding argininosuccinate lyase, whose protein sequence is MKLWQKSTEVNKSIEKFTVGKDREMDLLLAEFDVLGSIAHTQMLESIGLLEKSELNILHKELKNIYREIQKGQFTIEDGVEDVHSQVELILTRRLGDVGKKIHSGRSRNDQVLLDLKLYIRDQIRVTVENVKTLFELLISLSEKHKNDLLPGYTHLQIAMPSSFGLWFGAYAESLADDLNMMLAAYKIANKNPLGSAAGYGSSFPLNRQMTTDLLGFESLNYNVVYAQMGRGKTEKNVAAAMSSIASSLGRLAMDVCLYMNQNFGFITFPDELTTGSSIMPHKKNPDVFELIRARCNRIQSLPNEISLITSNLPSGYHRDLQIIKENFLPAFEDLNNCLQIAAYMLGQIKVKSNLLKDEKYKYLFSVEVVNQMVLDGTPFRDAYKQVGALIEENQFKAPETINHTHEGSIGNLMNEEITASFDNIFDQFHFELVQQAYEKLVK, encoded by the coding sequence ATGAAGTTGTGGCAAAAAAGCACAGAAGTAAATAAAAGCATTGAGAAATTCACTGTTGGCAAAGATCGCGAGATGGATTTGCTTCTGGCTGAGTTTGACGTACTTGGATCTATTGCACATACGCAAATGCTTGAAAGCATCGGGTTGCTAGAGAAGAGTGAATTAAATATCCTTCATAAAGAATTAAAAAATATCTACAGAGAAATACAGAAAGGCCAGTTCACCATTGAAGATGGCGTGGAAGATGTACACTCTCAGGTAGAATTAATCCTTACAAGAAGACTTGGTGATGTTGGTAAGAAAATACATAGCGGGAGATCAAGAAACGATCAGGTACTGCTAGACCTTAAGCTCTATATAAGAGATCAGATAAGGGTAACTGTAGAAAATGTAAAGACGTTGTTTGAGCTCTTAATTTCATTGAGCGAAAAACACAAAAACGATTTACTTCCAGGATATACACATCTGCAAATAGCAATGCCCTCTTCTTTCGGATTATGGTTTGGTGCATATGCAGAAAGCCTTGCAGATGATCTCAATATGATGCTGGCTGCATATAAAATTGCTAATAAAAATCCACTAGGATCTGCTGCTGGTTATGGTTCTTCTTTTCCACTTAACAGACAAATGACAACAGATCTTTTAGGCTTTGAAAGCTTAAATTACAATGTTGTTTATGCTCAGATGGGAAGAGGCAAAACAGAAAAGAACGTTGCAGCTGCGATGTCTTCAATAGCTTCCTCACTTGGAAGACTTGCAATGGATGTGTGTCTATATATGAACCAGAACTTCGGTTTCATTACATTCCCTGATGAATTGACTACAGGCTCAAGCATCATGCCTCACAAGAAAAATCCGGATGTATTCGAATTGATAAGAGCCAGATGTAACAGGATTCAGTCTTTACCGAATGAGATTAGTCTGATCACTTCTAATCTGCCTTCAGGTTATCACAGGGATCTTCAGATCATCAAAGAAAACTTTCTGCCTGCATTTGAGGACCTTAATAATTGTCTTCAGATTGCAGCATACATGCTAGGACAAATCAAAGTAAAGAGCAACTTGTTGAAAGATGAGAAGTACAAGTATCTTTTCAGTGTGGAGGTAGTCAATCAAATGGTATTGGATGGGACACCATTCAGAGATGCATACAAGCAAGTAGGAGCTCTTATCGAAGAAAATCAATTTAAAGCTCCAGAAACCATTAACCATACACATGAAGGAAGTATAGGTAATCTTATGAATGAAGAGATTACAGCGTCTTTTGACAACATATTTGACCAGTTCCATTTCGAGCTTGTACAGCAGGCTTATGAGAAGTTGGTGAAGTAA
- the abc-f gene encoding ribosomal protection-like ABC-F family protein, producing MIILQNLTYIHSNKDLLFDEIHLAVNNHDKIALIGNNGSGKSTLMKIIAGVIQPSGGFANTSSKPYYVPQIFGQYNEQTIAQALQIEDKLNALSEILKGNVTDLNFSILNDDWTIEERSYGALAHWGLQELELKQQMGTLSGGQKTKVFLAGIMIHQPDIILMDEPSNHLDIGGRALLYEFIQSCTATLLVISHDRKLLNMLDTVIELSTKGLSVYGGNYDFYKEQKQSERQALDHDLKSKEKELRKAKETEREAMERQQRADARGKKKQEKAGLPRISMNTFKNKAENSTARTKGVHSEKTGTLSQELSDLRKELPEADKIKFGFDNSALHKGKILCTAKEINHSYDQNLLWKEGLSFQITSGERLVVKGLNGRGKTTLIKIILGKIKPLIGTLQIAESKTIYVDQEYSIISNILSVYEQAQKFNTALLQEHEVKIRLNRFLFTKDDWDKPCGVLSGGEKMRLMLCCLTISSQVPDIILLDEPTNNLDIQNVEIMTAAINEYEGTLIVISHDEYFLEQIGVERVIELK from the coding sequence ATGATAATTCTTCAGAATCTCACATATATACATTCCAATAAAGATTTATTGTTTGATGAAATACATCTTGCAGTAAACAATCATGATAAAATTGCCTTGATTGGCAATAACGGTTCCGGCAAATCCACATTGATGAAGATTATAGCCGGTGTTATTCAACCATCTGGCGGTTTTGCGAATACAAGCTCAAAGCCATATTATGTTCCTCAGATCTTTGGCCAGTATAATGAACAGACGATAGCACAGGCACTTCAGATTGAAGACAAGCTGAATGCTTTGAGCGAAATTCTTAAAGGAAATGTCACTGATTTGAATTTTTCAATTCTCAACGATGACTGGACTATAGAAGAAAGGTCTTATGGAGCTCTTGCGCACTGGGGGCTTCAGGAACTAGAACTTAAACAGCAGATGGGCACTTTAAGCGGAGGCCAGAAAACAAAAGTTTTTCTTGCTGGAATTATGATCCATCAGCCAGATATTATACTGATGGATGAACCAAGTAATCATTTGGATATAGGGGGAAGAGCACTCTTGTATGAGTTTATTCAATCATGTACAGCAACTTTATTAGTAATTAGCCACGATAGAAAGTTGTTGAATATGCTTGATACGGTTATAGAGCTGAGCACAAAAGGCTTATCTGTGTATGGTGGAAATTATGACTTCTATAAAGAGCAGAAACAATCGGAACGACAGGCACTGGATCATGATTTGAAAAGCAAAGAAAAGGAGCTTAGGAAAGCAAAAGAAACAGAACGGGAAGCGATGGAGCGCCAGCAAAGGGCAGATGCAAGAGGAAAGAAGAAGCAGGAGAAAGCAGGCCTTCCCAGGATATCCATGAATACATTTAAAAACAAAGCGGAAAACAGCACAGCGAGAACAAAAGGTGTTCATTCAGAAAAGACAGGTACACTTTCTCAAGAGCTCAGTGATCTTAGAAAAGAATTGCCTGAGGCCGACAAGATCAAGTTTGGTTTTGATAATTCGGCTTTACATAAAGGGAAGATTCTTTGCACCGCTAAAGAAATTAATCATAGTTATGACCAAAATCTTTTATGGAAAGAAGGTCTGAGTTTTCAAATTACAAGTGGTGAAAGACTTGTGGTGAAAGGTCTGAACGGGAGAGGTAAAACAACGCTTATCAAAATTATATTAGGAAAAATAAAGCCATTAATAGGAACCCTACAGATAGCAGAAAGTAAAACAATCTATGTTGATCAGGAATATTCCATCATAAGCAATATTCTTAGTGTATATGAACAAGCGCAGAAGTTTAATACAGCGCTTCTTCAGGAACACGAAGTTAAAATCAGACTAAACAGATTTCTTTTTACTAAAGATGATTGGGATAAGCCTTGTGGTGTACTAAGCGGAGGAGAGAAAATGCGTCTGATGCTTTGTTGTCTGACGATAAGCAGCCAGGTGCCTGATATTATTTTGCTGGATGAGCCTACAAACAATCTTGATATTCAAAACGTCGAAATCATGACCGCAGCTATCAATGAATATGAAGGAACGCTTATTGTTATTTCACATGATGAATATTTTCTGGAACAGATAGGAGTGGAGAGGGTGATAGAGTTGAAATGA